A stretch of the Ipomoea triloba cultivar NCNSP0323 chromosome 16, ASM357664v1 genome encodes the following:
- the LOC116007869 gene encoding small RNA degrading nuclease 1-like: protein MTVEFGILQVKLDEFVKPRNAIADYRTDITGITATDLDGVTCSLADVQILVGHSLYNDFRAHRLDASSAKCDPLASMEQPDEPSRNKSKDSKLIKSGRSSHEEKKNG, encoded by the exons ATGACTGTGGAGTTTGGAATACTTCAGGTTAAACTTGATGAATTTGTAAAGCCCAGAAATGCAATTGCAGATTACAGAACTGACATTACAGGAATTACTGCAACAGATTTAGATGGAGTTACTTGTTCCTTGGCTGATGTACAG ATATTGGTTGGCCACAGCTTATACAATGACTTTCGAG CTCATCGTTTGGATGCATCTTCAGCAAAATGTGATCCTTTGGCATCTATGGAGCAGCCAGATGAACCCTCTAGAAATAAATCCAAAGACTCCAAACTTATTAAATCTGGGCGCTCATCTCATGAAGAGAAAAAG AATGGATGA